The following coding sequences are from one Pseudoalteromonas carrageenovora IAM 12662 window:
- a CDS encoding TonB-dependent receptor codes for MKKFKYSLVTLACLNTHIAVAQSAEENIERISVYQKQNQVVMSSGLATKSDMSLMETPAPVVVIDRELIESQGVDSLQELTRNVSGLTQAGNNYGIGDNLVIRGLDANYTYDGMYGGAGLGNTFNPTRSLTNVESVEVLKGPATGLYGIGSAGGVINLIEKKPEFEEKHKISAELGQWDSYSLAFDSTNAITDNLAYRVMAKTASSDGYRDLKEDRDELYASLKYVLSDKQDIMFSGAYIKDSIAVDSIGHPIRIYSAETANGLSAGEVTGADLVNDPTGSGVQLTSDQQQQLADSLSSTDGLTPYDFGTNGIISPMADDNEGEELRFKLTHNYFITDDLFLNQQLQYRNYTSSFARQTGAFNYVYSTRDGIINNDPRAPLVEDGVLYPFAARRQEYRQVEADEKSWQYFLDLRYDFMLGDVDNELLVNANYEDRDIRFKQYSIYDADKEIYDSEGNLLYQGSLPYIYDMSAPNWPTGNFDDYDPLKTSDYNKKVQAWGLGIQHVGYITDEVTTRVGVAYNRIKQSYEHFGVDERYSSSRAEPTPEANTSDSGLTYNLGATYQPTEDFSVFINHAKGRTAYSVLGSVAGNEADREDSESISNDLGFRFKAFDDQLLASLVIFESARTNLEYANPLYEAGVSNSDVVESYYDGEEQTKGVELDLNAHLNEQWKININGVYQDARDKSNPTSSSYDTRQKGVPYVTASTWVTYYAEMFNLPQAVNISGGITFVDNRSTNSSSFSIPDGYVPSYTVYDAAVSYTTDKWHMQLNLNNLFNKKYYSKAMFLGGMPGEERNAKLSFNYTL; via the coding sequence ATGAAAAAATTTAAATACTCATTAGTTACCCTAGCATGTTTAAATACACATATTGCAGTTGCTCAATCAGCTGAAGAAAATATTGAACGTATTAGCGTTTATCAAAAACAAAACCAAGTAGTAATGAGCTCAGGTCTTGCGACTAAATCTGATATGTCACTAATGGAAACGCCTGCTCCTGTTGTTGTTATTGACCGTGAACTAATAGAGTCACAAGGTGTAGATAGCTTACAAGAGTTAACGCGTAACGTAAGTGGTTTAACGCAAGCTGGTAATAACTATGGCATTGGTGACAATCTTGTTATTCGTGGCTTAGACGCTAACTATACTTATGATGGTATGTATGGCGGTGCAGGCCTTGGCAATACATTTAATCCTACACGTTCTTTAACAAATGTAGAGTCGGTTGAGGTATTAAAAGGCCCAGCAACAGGTTTATACGGTATTGGTAGTGCTGGTGGTGTAATTAACTTAATTGAAAAAAAGCCAGAGTTTGAAGAAAAACATAAAATATCTGCTGAGCTAGGGCAATGGGATAGCTATTCACTAGCATTTGATAGCACCAACGCAATCACTGATAATTTAGCCTATCGTGTCATGGCAAAAACAGCCTCTAGCGATGGGTACCGTGATCTAAAAGAAGACAGAGATGAGCTTTACGCATCCCTTAAATATGTATTAAGTGATAAACAAGACATTATGTTCTCTGGTGCTTATATTAAGGACTCAATTGCAGTTGACTCAATTGGTCACCCTATTCGTATTTATAGTGCAGAAACTGCAAATGGCCTAAGCGCTGGCGAAGTAACAGGCGCTGATTTAGTCAATGATCCTACAGGCAGCGGCGTACAATTAACGTCAGATCAGCAACAACAGCTAGCTGATTCATTGTCATCGACTGATGGTTTAACCCCTTACGACTTCGGAACCAATGGTATTATTTCACCAATGGCAGATGATAATGAAGGTGAAGAATTACGCTTTAAACTAACGCACAATTACTTTATTACAGATGATTTATTTTTAAATCAACAACTGCAATACCGTAACTACACATCAAGCTTTGCACGCCAAACAGGAGCGTTTAACTACGTTTATTCAACACGTGATGGGATTATTAACAATGACCCTCGCGCACCACTTGTTGAAGATGGTGTACTTTACCCCTTTGCCGCTCGAAGACAAGAATATCGCCAAGTAGAAGCCGACGAAAAATCGTGGCAATACTTTTTAGACCTGCGCTATGACTTTATGCTTGGTGATGTAGATAATGAACTTTTAGTTAATGCTAACTATGAAGACAGAGATATACGCTTTAAACAGTACTCAATATACGATGCAGACAAAGAAATCTACGACAGTGAAGGTAACTTATTGTACCAAGGTAGCTTGCCATATATTTATGATATGAGCGCTCCAAATTGGCCAACAGGTAACTTTGACGATTATGATCCACTTAAAACCAGTGACTATAATAAGAAAGTACAAGCATGGGGCTTAGGTATTCAGCATGTAGGTTACATTACAGATGAAGTAACGACACGTGTAGGCGTTGCTTACAACCGTATTAAGCAATCTTACGAGCACTTTGGTGTTGATGAGCGTTATAGTTCAAGTCGTGCTGAGCCAACGCCTGAAGCTAATACTTCTGACAGTGGTTTAACGTATAACTTAGGCGCGACTTACCAACCAACTGAAGATTTTTCTGTGTTTATAAACCACGCGAAAGGACGTACTGCATACAGTGTATTAGGTTCAGTCGCTGGAAATGAAGCAGACAGAGAAGACTCTGAGTCAATCAGCAACGATTTAGGCTTTAGGTTTAAAGCGTTTGATGATCAGCTTTTAGCATCACTTGTTATATTTGAAAGTGCACGTACTAATTTAGAGTACGCCAACCCTCTATATGAGGCTGGTGTATCAAACTCAGATGTAGTTGAAAGCTATTACGATGGTGAAGAACAAACTAAGGGTGTTGAGCTTGACTTAAATGCGCACTTAAATGAGCAGTGGAAAATTAATATAAATGGGGTTTATCAAGACGCACGCGATAAATCTAACCCAACAAGCAGTAGCTACGATACTCGCCAAAAAGGTGTACCTTATGTAACTGCAAGTACCTGGGTTACTTATTACGCAGAAATGTTTAATTTACCACAGGCTGTTAATATCAGCGGTGGTATTACGTTTGTTGATAACAGAAGTACTAATTCAAGCTCATTTAGTATTCCTGATGGATACGTACCTAGCTACACAGTTTATGATGCAGCGGTTTCGTACACTACAGATAAATGGCATATGCAGCTAAACTTAAACAATCTGTTTAACAAAAAGTATTACTCAAAAGCCATGTTTTTAGGCGGTATGCCAGGTGAAGAACGTAACGCTAAATTAAGCTTTAATTACACACTGTAA
- the fucP gene encoding L-fucose:H+ symporter permease: MSEINTNQSFAVNEQSNKNYLFPLTAMTTLFFLWGFITVLNDVLIPRLKDVFDLTYFEAMLVQFCFFGAYFIVSIPAGILVKQLGYKKGILTGLIVASIGCMLFYPAVVVHEYWLFLGALFVLAAGVTVLQVSANPYVAALGPEKTASSRLNLAQALNALGTTVGPYVGGILFFGTAGTLAASAASAESVKVPYLMLAAALLLIAIIFAFIKLPEIEAHKEENNAAIESRSLTQAPHLTMGVLAIFCYVGGEVAIGSFLVNYIGEAHIAGLEEHAAAALISYYWGGAMVGRFIGSALLQKIAPSKAIAFNAFSVIALLLITIFTQGDVALYSVLAIGLFNSIMFPTIFSVAIEKLGSLTSKGSGWLCLAIVGGALVPLLQGFIADTVNIQQSFFVPMICYVFIAWYGLNVVRLANKWK, encoded by the coding sequence GTGAGTGAAATAAATACAAATCAATCATTCGCGGTCAACGAACAGTCTAATAAAAATTATCTGTTTCCACTGACTGCAATGACGACCCTGTTTTTTTTATGGGGCTTTATAACTGTTTTAAATGATGTGCTGATCCCGCGCTTAAAAGACGTATTTGATCTAACGTATTTTGAAGCAATGCTAGTACAGTTTTGCTTTTTTGGGGCCTATTTTATTGTTTCTATACCTGCAGGTATTTTAGTAAAGCAGCTAGGCTATAAAAAGGGCATATTAACGGGTTTAATAGTTGCCTCTATCGGTTGTATGTTGTTCTACCCAGCTGTTGTAGTGCATGAGTACTGGTTATTTTTAGGTGCTTTATTTGTGCTTGCTGCAGGCGTAACAGTACTACAAGTTTCTGCTAATCCATATGTGGCTGCACTTGGCCCTGAAAAAACAGCTTCTTCTCGTTTAAACTTAGCACAAGCACTCAATGCTTTAGGCACAACGGTTGGGCCTTATGTTGGTGGTATTTTATTTTTTGGAACTGCTGGCACACTCGCGGCTTCCGCGGCGAGTGCTGAGTCTGTAAAAGTACCTTATTTAATGCTAGCTGCAGCTTTATTGTTAATCGCTATTATTTTTGCATTTATTAAACTACCTGAAATAGAGGCCCATAAAGAAGAGAACAATGCAGCCATTGAATCTCGCTCGCTTACCCAAGCACCACATTTAACTATGGGTGTACTTGCCATATTTTGTTATGTAGGGGGTGAGGTTGCTATAGGTAGCTTTTTGGTTAATTACATCGGTGAAGCTCATATAGCGGGCCTTGAAGAGCATGCAGCTGCTGCACTTATTAGTTACTACTGGGGTGGTGCGATGGTAGGGCGTTTTATTGGCTCGGCACTTTTACAAAAAATAGCCCCATCGAAAGCCATTGCCTTCAACGCATTTAGTGTTATTGCATTACTGCTTATTACTATATTTACACAAGGTGATGTAGCGCTTTATTCAGTACTTGCGATAGGTTTATTTAATTCTATTATGTTTCCAACAATATTTTCTGTAGCCATTGAAAAGCTAGGATCACTGACAAGCAAAGGCTCTGGTTGGTTATGTTTAGCTATTGTTGGTGGAGCATTAGTTCCATTACTACAAGGTTTTATAGCCGATACGGTAAACATACAGCAAAGCTTTTTTGTACCAATGATATGTTATGTATTTATAGCATGGTATGGCTTAAACGTTGTCCGCTTAGCAAATAAGTGGAAATAA
- a CDS encoding YcgN family cysteine cluster protein, translating to MFDQELANTQFWLKKNLSDMNQNEWEAICDGCGKCCLNTFIDSEDEDEFTATDQLREGEQLIFTNIVCQYLDNNTCGCSEYENRQTLVPSCVKLTKENLKDIFFMPQSCSYRRLHEGRGLASWHPLLNNGDKTKMHELGISVQDKTVKDCDVKLDDFDLYIAEWPTKDTD from the coding sequence ATGTTTGATCAAGAATTAGCAAATACACAGTTTTGGCTTAAAAAAAATCTAAGCGATATGAACCAAAACGAATGGGAAGCCATTTGTGATGGATGCGGAAAGTGTTGTTTAAACACCTTTATTGATAGCGAAGATGAAGACGAATTTACAGCTACCGATCAGTTACGTGAAGGTGAGCAGTTAATATTTACAAATATTGTGTGTCAGTACCTTGATAACAATACCTGCGGCTGTAGCGAATACGAAAACCGCCAAACACTTGTCCCTTCTTGCGTAAAACTAACCAAAGAAAACCTTAAAGATATTTTCTTTATGCCGCAAAGCTGCAGTTACCGCCGCCTACATGAAGGGCGTGGTTTAGCCTCATGGCACCCGTTATTAAATAACGGCGATAAAACTAAAATGCATGAGTTAGGAATTTCTGTTCAAGATAAAACGGTTAAAGATTGTGATGTTAAGCTTGATGATTTTGATTTATACATTGCCGAGTGGCCAACTAAGGATACTGATTAA
- a CDS encoding DUF885 domain-containing protein, translated as MKSIKLALVASGVMFALSGCINTELSDIANSTSQLNTPNAQATIVSELSSEQQLDVLVAQYYDESLTFKPINATYSGRSEFNDTFTPTISKQNREKKAAFYKKYQQRLRYIDKAQLTGQALLSYEILKRDLALNLEGMQFPSYMLPINQMAGSHNTFAGFGSGQSAQPFNTVEDYNNFIKRSEGFVQWLASVQSSMDQGIDEGITLPKPLAKKLQPQFAAHVVQSAEDSLFWGPIKNLPSSFSAEQKQQITAKYRTLIMEKLVPAYKSMSDFLANKYIPNSRETFGYSDLPNGKAWYEYQIKKNTTLSLSANEIHDIGLSEVSRILSEMKKVKDTVGFKGDLAAFFDHLRDSDEFYYNTPQELIAAYENVKQKIDARLPLLFDIAPKAPYVVKAVEVYRAQSAAGASYASPAPDGSRPGIFYINTFNLKAQPKFLLETLSIHEAAPGHHFQIALQQEIEGLPDFRKFGGYTVFAEGWALYAESLGKELGLFTDPYMWYGRLADEQLRAMRLVLDTGFHAKGWTRQQGIDYMLANSSMAKSDVIAEVERYIAWPGQALSYKLGQFKIQQLRDYTQKELGDKFDIKAFHTQILIDGALPMPILEEKIKRWVATQQ; from the coding sequence ATGAAATCAATTAAATTAGCTTTAGTTGCCAGCGGCGTTATGTTTGCCTTAAGTGGCTGTATAAATACTGAACTTAGTGATATCGCTAACAGTACTTCGCAGTTAAACACTCCAAACGCACAAGCAACTATTGTTTCAGAGCTCTCTAGCGAGCAACAACTAGATGTACTCGTTGCGCAGTATTATGATGAGTCACTAACGTTTAAACCAATTAATGCAACGTACAGTGGCCGCAGCGAATTTAACGACACATTTACGCCAACTATTTCAAAACAAAACAGAGAAAAGAAAGCCGCTTTTTATAAAAAATATCAACAACGGTTGCGTTATATTGATAAAGCACAGCTAACAGGCCAAGCCCTTTTAAGTTACGAAATATTAAAGCGCGATCTTGCCCTTAATTTAGAAGGTATGCAGTTTCCTAGTTATATGCTGCCAATAAACCAAATGGCAGGTTCGCATAATACATTTGCAGGGTTTGGCTCAGGTCAAAGTGCTCAACCTTTTAATACAGTTGAAGATTATAATAACTTTATAAAGCGTAGCGAAGGGTTTGTGCAGTGGTTAGCCAGTGTACAAAGCTCAATGGATCAGGGTATAGATGAAGGTATTACTTTACCTAAGCCATTAGCAAAAAAACTGCAGCCACAATTTGCAGCTCATGTTGTGCAAAGCGCTGAAGATTCTTTATTTTGGGGACCTATAAAAAACCTACCTTCGTCGTTTAGCGCTGAGCAGAAACAACAAATAACTGCAAAGTACCGCACACTGATTATGGAAAAGTTAGTGCCTGCTTATAAAAGTATGAGTGACTTTTTAGCTAACAAATACATTCCTAATAGCCGAGAGACATTTGGTTACAGTGACTTACCAAACGGTAAAGCGTGGTACGAATATCAAATCAAAAAAAATACCACGCTTAGTCTTTCTGCAAATGAAATTCACGACATTGGTTTAAGCGAAGTGTCGCGTATTCTAAGTGAAATGAAAAAAGTAAAAGATACTGTTGGTTTTAAAGGCGATCTTGCAGCGTTTTTTGATCACTTACGTGACTCAGACGAGTTTTATTACAATACGCCACAGGAGCTAATTGCGGCTTATGAAAACGTTAAGCAAAAAATAGATGCTCGCTTGCCATTACTTTTTGATATTGCTCCAAAAGCGCCATACGTCGTAAAAGCAGTTGAAGTATACAGAGCTCAGTCGGCGGCTGGGGCGTCGTATGCGTCTCCGGCACCAGATGGTTCTCGCCCAGGTATTTTTTACATCAATACATTTAACCTAAAAGCGCAGCCTAAATTTTTACTTGAAACACTCTCTATTCATGAAGCTGCACCTGGGCATCACTTTCAAATTGCATTACAACAAGAAATAGAGGGCTTACCCGATTTTAGAAAGTTTGGTGGTTATACCGTATTTGCTGAAGGCTGGGCGCTGTACGCCGAAAGTTTGGGTAAAGAGCTTGGCTTATTTACCGACCCTTACATGTGGTATGGGCGCTTAGCAGATGAACAACTTAGAGCTATGCGCTTAGTGCTTGATACCGGTTTTCATGCAAAGGGCTGGACACGTCAGCAGGGGATTGATTACATGCTTGCTAACTCATCTATGGCTAAGAGTGATGTAATAGCTGAGGTTGAGCGTTATATTGCATGGCCTGGTCAAGCTTTATCATACAAGCTGGGTCAGTTTAAAATTCAGCAGTTACGTGACTACACTCAAAAAGAGTTAGGCGATAAGTTTGATATTAAAGCGTTCCACACGCAAATACTGATAGATGGCGCATTACCAATGCCAATTTTAGAAGAAAAAATTAAACGTTGGGTTGCCACGCAGCAATAA
- a CDS encoding Xaa-Pro dipeptidase, with protein MKKQLLSASIALLTFTSLSAHATTYLSAKAMVDVQTGKLVQSPLITIDNGIITSVEQNKKPVLSKGDKHIQLLELTLMPGLMDMHVHLTSDPTVPRSERLGQSVPRMAIKASHFAKKTLEAGFTTVRNVGAEGYSVIAVRDGINAGDIVGPRIWAAGPSLGITGGHCDNNRLPPELKYTSTGVADGPWAARVKVRENIKYGANAIKFCATGGVFSKGTKVGAQQYSYEEMKAIVDEAHMRDLPVAAHAHGTSGIKTAIKAGVDSIEHASFLDDEAIALAKEHGTWLSMDIYNTEYTLTFGEQNGVDEENLNKERQVSKKQRDSFNRAVKAGVNMVFGTDAAIYPHGDNAKQFSRMVEFGMTELQAIQAATINSAKLLKMNNKLGQLKAGFAADIIALKGNPLENITELEHIPFVMKAGQVYKNDL; from the coding sequence ATGAAAAAACAATTACTAAGTGCCTCTATTGCTTTGTTAACTTTTACAAGTCTTAGTGCTCATGCCACAACTTACTTATCAGCAAAAGCCATGGTTGACGTGCAAACCGGTAAACTCGTTCAATCACCTTTAATTACTATAGATAACGGTATTATTACCAGCGTTGAGCAAAACAAAAAGCCTGTATTATCAAAAGGTGATAAGCACATCCAATTACTTGAGCTAACATTGATGCCTGGCCTTATGGATATGCATGTTCACTTAACAAGCGATCCTACCGTGCCGCGTAGTGAGCGCTTAGGGCAATCAGTTCCGCGTATGGCGATAAAAGCGTCTCACTTTGCTAAAAAAACACTAGAAGCAGGTTTTACCACAGTTAGAAATGTAGGCGCCGAAGGCTACAGTGTTATAGCGGTTAGAGACGGTATTAATGCCGGTGATATTGTAGGCCCACGTATTTGGGCAGCAGGCCCTTCGCTTGGTATTACTGGCGGGCATTGTGATAACAACCGTTTGCCTCCTGAGCTAAAGTACACTTCAACAGGTGTTGCTGATGGCCCGTGGGCTGCTCGCGTAAAAGTACGTGAAAACATAAAATATGGTGCGAATGCTATTAAATTTTGTGCCACTGGCGGTGTTTTTTCTAAAGGCACTAAAGTAGGTGCGCAGCAATATTCTTATGAAGAGATGAAAGCAATTGTTGATGAAGCGCATATGCGCGATTTACCCGTAGCTGCTCACGCTCATGGAACAAGCGGTATTAAAACAGCCATTAAAGCAGGTGTCGACAGCATTGAACATGCCAGCTTTTTAGATGATGAAGCGATAGCTCTGGCAAAAGAGCATGGTACATGGCTTTCAATGGATATTTATAATACTGAGTACACACTGACTTTTGGTGAACAAAATGGTGTTGATGAAGAGAACCTCAATAAAGAGCGTCAAGTATCTAAAAAACAAAGAGATAGTTTTAATAGAGCGGTAAAGGCTGGGGTTAATATGGTATTTGGTACAGACGCCGCTATTTATCCTCACGGAGATAACGCAAAACAGTTTTCCCGTATGGTTGAATTTGGAATGACTGAACTACAAGCAATTCAAGCTGCAACAATTAATAGCGCAAAACTATTAAAAATGAACAATAAGCTTGGTCAGCTAAAAGCAGGGTTTGCTGCAGATATAATTGCGCTAAAAGGCAACCCACTTGAAAATATTACTGAACTAGAACATATCCCTTTTGTTATGAAAGCAGGTCAAGTGTATAAAAATGATTTGTAG
- the adhP gene encoding alcohol dehydrogenase AdhP, with the protein MKAAINTQYKGKLQITDLPKPQVGINDVLVKIAACGVCHTDLHACHGDWPVKPKMPLVPGHEGVGIIEEVGSNIKHLSVGDRVGVPWLYSACGHCEFCLEGKETLCLSQHNTGYSIDGGYAEYCLAHGDYVIKIPDGLGFAEAAPLFCAGVTTYKALKVSGAKPGNWVAIVGVGGLGHLAVQYAKAMGFNVIAVDTGESKLALAKELGADITLDFKNVVPSEAIFEQVGGAHAVVCTAVSKPGFEQAYKSVRRGGKCVLVGLPPEDMPLPIFDTVLNGVSVVGSIVGTRKDLQECLEFAAQGKVKAIIEEKRLEDINEIFDDMLKGEINGRIVVTI; encoded by the coding sequence ATGAAAGCTGCAATAAATACTCAGTATAAAGGTAAATTACAAATAACAGACCTTCCTAAACCACAGGTGGGTATTAATGATGTGTTAGTTAAAATAGCGGCTTGTGGTGTTTGCCACACCGATTTACACGCATGTCATGGCGACTGGCCTGTAAAACCCAAAATGCCATTAGTACCCGGACACGAAGGTGTGGGTATTATTGAAGAAGTCGGCAGTAACATAAAGCATTTATCAGTTGGTGATAGAGTAGGTGTACCATGGCTTTATAGTGCCTGCGGACATTGTGAATTTTGTTTAGAAGGTAAAGAAACCCTGTGTTTATCTCAACATAATACCGGCTACTCAATTGATGGTGGTTATGCAGAATATTGCTTAGCTCATGGCGATTACGTTATAAAAATTCCTGATGGTTTAGGTTTCGCTGAGGCTGCACCATTATTTTGTGCAGGTGTTACTACCTATAAAGCATTAAAAGTTTCCGGCGCTAAACCGGGTAATTGGGTCGCTATTGTGGGTGTAGGTGGGCTTGGTCATTTAGCCGTGCAATACGCAAAAGCTATGGGGTTTAATGTTATAGCTGTTGATACGGGGGAGTCTAAATTAGCTCTAGCAAAAGAGTTAGGGGCGGATATAACACTTGATTTTAAAAATGTTGTACCAAGTGAAGCAATATTTGAGCAAGTAGGTGGTGCACATGCGGTTGTGTGTACAGCTGTATCAAAACCAGGTTTTGAACAAGCTTATAAAAGTGTACGCCGTGGTGGTAAGTGTGTATTAGTCGGTTTACCTCCAGAGGACATGCCGCTTCCTATTTTTGATACCGTACTTAATGGCGTATCGGTAGTTGGTTCTATTGTTGGTACACGTAAAGATTTACAAGAATGTTTAGAGTTTGCAGCTCAAGGTAAAGTAAAAGCCATTATTGAAGAAAAACGCTTAGAGGATATTAACGAAATTTTTGATGATATGCTCAAAGGCGAAATTAATGGTCGAATAGTGGTTACTATTTAA
- a CDS encoding GbsR/MarR family transcriptional regulator has protein sequence MSLSEKNLAFVMHCGEMGSRWGFNRTIGQMCGLLIITKSPMTANEIADALSISRGNVSMGIKELQSWQLIRVQHIPGDRKEYYAPAGDIWDMANRVFEERKKREIDPTLSLLRDNLLDEAVNEDELYAQKQMGEIHNLLEAVTKWSSELQRLTPEQLNKLMKLGSGIGKVIDLKDKIFKKDKE, from the coding sequence ATGAGTTTATCCGAAAAAAATTTAGCCTTTGTTATGCATTGTGGTGAAATGGGCAGCCGCTGGGGGTTCAATAGAACAATCGGGCAAATGTGTGGTTTATTAATTATCACTAAAAGCCCAATGACAGCTAATGAAATAGCCGATGCGCTTAGTATTTCTCGCGGTAATGTAAGCATGGGCATTAAAGAACTACAATCGTGGCAGTTAATTCGCGTTCAACATATTCCTGGCGACAGAAAAGAATATTATGCCCCCGCTGGTGATATTTGGGATATGGCCAATCGTGTTTTTGAAGAACGTAAAAAACGTGAGATTGACCCTACCTTAAGTTTGCTGCGTGATAACCTTTTAGATGAAGCTGTGAACGAAGATGAGCTTTATGCCCAGAAACAAATGGGGGAAATTCATAATCTACTTGAAGCGGTAACAAAATGGTCTTCAGAGCTTCAGCGCTTAACACCAGAGCAACTAAATAAGCTAATGAAGCTAGGCTCTGGTATCGGTAAAGTTATCGATTTAAAAGACAAAATATTTAAAAAAGATAAAGAATAA
- a CDS encoding RNA methyltransferase, with protein sequence MSKLKASIGLINPKSPTNVGGVLRAAGCYDAKHVFFTGNRYLNAKKFHTDTKNVAERIPLTETDNLETVKPEGATVVVIELIEGATPLPDFKHPENAFYVFGPEDGSVSKDVLKWCDEVVYIPTIGCMNLAATCNVVLYDRLSKLGGVESSDDTIISSRDTNNKMKWQKS encoded by the coding sequence ATGAGTAAGCTAAAAGCTAGCATTGGTTTAATTAATCCTAAAAGCCCAACAAACGTTGGTGGCGTTTTACGTGCCGCTGGTTGTTACGATGCTAAACACGTTTTTTTTACGGGTAACCGTTACTTAAATGCTAAAAAATTTCATACTGATACAAAAAATGTAGCTGAACGAATCCCCCTTACAGAAACTGATAACCTAGAAACGGTAAAGCCTGAAGGTGCCACTGTTGTTGTTATCGAACTGATAGAAGGCGCGACACCTTTACCTGATTTTAAACACCCAGAAAACGCATTTTATGTATTTGGCCCAGAGGATGGCTCTGTATCAAAAGATGTTTTAAAGTGGTGTGATGAAGTGGTTTATATTCCAACAATCGGTTGCATGAACCTGGCTGCAACCTGTAATGTTGTTTTATACGACCGTTTGTCAAAACTTGGCGGCGTAGAGAGTAGTGACGACACTATTATTAGTTCTCGTGATACAAACAATAAAATGAAGTGGCAAAAAAGCTAA
- a CDS encoding substrate-binding periplasmic protein: protein MRWLFLLVLLLASKLSYSDSIVEYHLKGSHQVVYGYNHKSGILFEAKNAKQTIHLATLDWPPYIGNDLCKKGWVYQFSVALLHSKGYSVYIEFLPWARAVRNVELGKADILLPEYFIEDTAPSDYVTDKNRRELLGLSNSFLGGEIAFIKRKEDEDRFTGNLKSLKGHKIGVVRGYQNTPEFDAMMDNGEFETIKTVDDLQLVQILVAKRVDLIIGDPQVLKFAISYSTLSDDKKQFLLNSIEQETTPLQYNPFYFAISKLTPSWLTVLEDINKGLYQFHNSGETARIIKNLTKTCK from the coding sequence ATGCGTTGGTTATTTTTATTAGTTCTATTATTAGCGAGCAAACTTAGTTATTCAGATTCAATAGTTGAATATCATTTAAAGGGTAGTCACCAAGTAGTATACGGGTACAACCATAAATCGGGCATATTGTTTGAGGCTAAAAATGCAAAGCAAACTATTCATCTAGCCACTTTAGACTGGCCTCCCTATATTGGTAACGACTTATGTAAAAAAGGGTGGGTATATCAATTCTCGGTCGCGTTATTACATAGCAAAGGTTACAGCGTTTACATTGAGTTTTTACCGTGGGCACGCGCAGTTAGAAACGTTGAACTAGGCAAAGCAGATATACTATTACCCGAGTATTTTATTGAAGATACTGCGCCTTCTGACTACGTAACAGATAAAAATCGCCGTGAATTACTGGGGTTATCAAATTCATTTTTAGGCGGAGAAATCGCTTTTATAAAGCGAAAAGAGGATGAAGATCGTTTTACAGGCAATTTAAAATCACTTAAAGGGCATAAAATTGGTGTCGTGAGAGGGTATCAAAACACGCCAGAATTTGATGCGATGATGGATAATGGCGAGTTTGAAACAATAAAAACTGTAGATGACTTACAACTTGTACAGATACTTGTCGCAAAACGTGTTGATTTAATCATTGGCGATCCTCAGGTACTAAAATTTGCGATAAGTTATTCAACATTGAGTGACGATAAAAAGCAGTTTTTATTAAATTCTATTGAGCAAGAAACTACACCGTTACAATACAACCCTTTTTATTTTGCTATTAGTAAACTCACACCGTCATGGCTTACAGTGCTAGAAGATATAAATAAGGGGCTTTATCAATTTCATAATAGCGGAGAAACGGCTCGAATTATTAAAAACCTTACCAAAACCTGCAAATAA